The following coding sequences are from one Ornithodoros turicata isolate Travis chromosome 1, ASM3712646v1, whole genome shotgun sequence window:
- the LOC135387746 gene encoding THAP domain-containing protein 1-like translates to MNFLFSGFPCETPASMVVETRTALSFPRDESLGLQWVNAIGRPVWVPTKYSRVCSKHFRNEDFDRTSLTRVRLREGSVPVAHPSVQVHQQEHDLPARREPSGQEPIGVCTPEPGTQEQIHVSLPEPDTQEEIEVSMPGSDTQEPMDVGLLEPKTPERTHVDGTTSTPVVSAVGINSSGFTTKPPTTTSM, encoded by the exons ATGAACTTCCTGTTTTCGGGGTTCCCCTGTGAAACACCGGCTTCGATGGTCGTCGAAACAAGAACTGCGCTCAG CTTTCCCCGAGACGAGTCCTTAGGATTGCAATGGGTGAATGCCATCGGGAGACCGGTCTGGGTGCCAACGAAGTACAGCCGAGTGTGCTCAAAACACTTCAGGAACGAGGACTTCGACAGAACGTCGCTAACACGCGTGCGCCTGCGGGAGGGTTCCGTTCCTGTCGCACATCCGTCGGTTCAGGTTCACCAG CAGGAGCATGACTTGCCAGCCAGACGGGAACCTAGCGGGCAAGAACCAATAGGCGTGTGCACGCCTGAACCCGGCACACAAGAGCAAATTCACGTGAGCCTGCCTGAGCCTGACACACAGGAGGAGATTGAAGTGAGCATGCCTGGATCTGACACTCAAGAGCCAATGGATGTGGGCCTGCTCGAACCAAAGACACCAGAGCGAACCCAT GTAGACGGAACTACAAGCACACCTGTTGTGTCTGCTGTG GGAATCAACAGCTCAGGCTTCACTACTAAGCCACCTACCACAACTTCAATGTGA